The genomic window TGGTGTCCTCGATGAGCAGGGCATCCTCCACGAGGTGACCACCTTCCGGCACGACGTCGTGACGGATGGACGGCATGCCGTCGTGGCCTTCGGCGCCTCGCTGGAAGAGGATCTTGCCCGCCGCGATTTCACCATCAATGCGATCGCGTATCATCCGGTCCACGACCGGTGGGCCGATCCCTTTGACGGCCGCGCCGACCTGCAACGACGCGTGGTCCGCGCCGTCGGCGATCCGGTCCAGCGGTTTCGCGAAGATCGCCTGAGGATCCTGCGGGCACTCCGCTTCGCGGCACGGCTCGATTTCACGATCGACCCCGCCACGTGGGAGGCCGCTGTTGCGCAGTCGGGCGACATCGCGCATCTCTCGGCGGAGCGCGTACGGGACGAATGGGTGAAGGGGCTGCGCACCGCCCGCGACCCCGCCTCGCTGCTGCGGCTCTGGCTCAGTTCCGGGGCGGCCGCAAGCTGGGTCCCCGAATTGGATGCCGCGCGCGTGGCCCAGCCGGCGCCGACGAGCGACGACCGCGATCCACCACTGCTGACGGCGTACTACTGCGCGCCCTCAGCGAGCGTCTGGCGCCGGCTCAAGGGCTCCACGGCCGAGATCCGCCGGGCCGCGGCGATCGACGCCGGGCCACCGGCGCCGGCGGCGGCCGACGGCGAGTCGGTGCGGCGCTGGATGCACCGCGTTGGCGATGCCGTCAGCGATCTCGTCCGATTGGCGCAGTGGGGCGGCGAGGTGGCGGATGGTTGGGATGATGAGGTCGCCGCCACCACGTTGCGCGGCGACCCCACCACGCGCGGGCAGCTCGCCATCACCGGCAATGACCTGATCGCGGCTGGGATTGTGAACCCCGGACCCGCGCTGGGGCTACTGCTTGACCAGCTCCTCGATGCCGTGTTGACCGACCCCGCGCGCAACAGCCGGGAGCAGCTGCTGGCCCGTGCCCGCGACCTCGCGCACGAGCTGGACCGGTGACCGACTCGCTCTTCGCCCCGCCGGAACCGCTCGCGGCCCGGATGCGGCCGCGCACCCTCGATGACTACGCCGGTCAGCAGCATCTCCTCGCCGTCGGCAAGCCGCTTGGCGATGCCATCCGTCGTGGTGATGTCGGGAGCATCGTGCTCTGGGGGCCGCCCGGCACCGGCAAGACCACACTGGCCCGCTTGGTGGCGCGGCACACGGAACGGGCCTTCGTCCCGTTCTCGGCGGTCAGCGAAGGGATCCCGCGTGTCCGGGAGATCATCAAGGAAGCGGAGGAGCGCCGCCGCCTCGGCCGTGGCACCATCCTCTTCGTCGATGAGATTCACCGTCTCAATCGCGGCCAACAGGATGCCTTTCTTCCGGCGGTGGAGCAGGGGATCGTCACGCTGATTGGTGCCACCACCGAGAACCCATCCTTCGAGTTGAACGCCGCGCTGCTGTCGCGCGCGCGGGTGTGGGTGCTCCAGCCGTTGGCGCCAGAGGAGATCGCCGCGGTCGTGGACCGCGCGGTGGCCAGTGATGACGGACTCCGCAACGGCGTGACGATCCCCGCCGACGCGCGCGACCTCCTGGCCCGCGTCGCCGATGGCGATGCGCGGCGGGCGCTCACCATTCTGGAGGCCGCGGCGCAGCATGTGGGCAGCGGTGGCACGATCACCCCCGAAGTGATCGAAGCGACGATGGCCCGTCGCCTCGCGTCGCATGACAAGGCGGGTGAGCAGCACTACGACCTCATCTCCGCGCTCCACAAGGCGGTGCGTGGCAGCGATCCACAGGGCGCCTTGTACTGGCTCGCCCGGATCCTGCAGGGTGGTGAGGACCCGATGTTCCTGGCGCGACGGTTGGTGCGCATGGCCACGGAGGACATCGGTCTCGCTGATCCTCGCGCACTGGAAGTCGCCATCGCCGGACGCGATGCCTTCCATTTTCTTGGCAGCCCCGAAGGCGAGCTGGCCCTGGCGGAGGTGGCGGTCTATCTCGCGACGGCGCCGAAGAGCAACCGCGTCTACGTGGCGTGGGGCGCCGCACAGGCGGCCGCCGCCGACTCGCCCGCCGCCCCGGTGCCGCTGCACATTCGCAACGCGCCGACCGGCTTGATGGAGGAGCTCGGCTACGGGGCGGGCTACAAGTATGCCTTCGATGATCCCTCCGGCTTCGTCGCCCAGCAGTACCTCCCCGATGCCCTCAAGGACGCCGAGTTCTATCGGCCGGGACCGTTCGGGCAGGAGCAGCGGATCGCCGAGCGGATGAAGTGGTGGCAGGAGCGCGGCGCTGCCGACCCCCCGCGCCCCCCATCGAAGGACTGAGTGCGGCCGACCCCGGGCACGGCGTCACTATCTTGAGAATCATCCCTGTCGGAGTCGAGCATGCGCGCGCCAATTGAAGTCGTCCCCCCGCGGGAGCGTGTCATCCTCGTTGCCGCCCCCCGCAAGGGGAGCAGCGACGCGCAGAAGCTCGAGGAACACCTCGGCGAACTGTCGCGCCTGGTCGATACCGCCGGCGGGGAGATCGTTGGTCGGCTGACACAGCAGATCGCCTCCGCGTCCGCGGCCACCCTCATCGGCGAGGGCAAGGTCGAGGAACTCGCCAAGCTCGTCTTCGACACCAAGGCGACGCTGGTGGTGTTCGACGAAGAGCTGTCGCCGGCGCAGGGGCAGGGGATCGAGGAGCAGACGCGCACGCGCGTCATGGACCGCGCCGAGATCATTCTCGACATCTTCGCGACGCGGGCACGCAGCCACGAGGCGAAGCTGCAGGTCGAACTGGCCCAATTGCAGTACATGCTGCCGCGACTCACACGGATGTGGACGCACTTGTCGCGGACGCGCGGCGGCATCGGCCTTCGGGGTCCGGGCGAGACGCAGCTCGAGACGGACCGTCGGATGATCCGTACCAAGATCGCCCTGCTCCGCGAGAAGTTGCGCGACGTGCAGCGGCACCGCGAGACGATCCGCTCGGGCCGGAGCGTGATGCTCGGCGCGGCGCTGGTGGGGTACACCAACGCGGGCAAGTCGAGCATCCTGCGCGGACTCTCCGGCGAGCACGAGATCTTCGTCGAGGATCGGCTCTTCGCGACACTCGACACGCTCACCCGCGAAGTCGACCTCGGTGACAACCTCCGGGTCCGCCTGAGCGACACCGTCGGCTTCATTCGCAAGCTGCCGCACCATCTCGTCGCGTCGTTCCGCGCCACCCTCGAGGAGGCCGGCGAGGCCGACATCCTCCTCCACGTCGTCGATGCCTCCCACGATGAGTGGGAGGACCAGATGCACACCGTCGAGGAAGTGCTGACCGAACTGGGGCTGGAGGAGAAGCCGGTCCAGGTCGTCTTCAACAAGCTGGACGCTCTGGCGGACCCGAACGCCTTCGCGACCCTGGCCCACGAGCGTTACCCCGACGCGATCTTCACGAGCACGATGCGGATTGACGGCCTCCAGTCGCTGAAATCGGCGCTGCGGGGCCGGGCAGAGGCGATCCGCCCCGTGGTACGGGTCCTGCTGGATCCGTCGGACGGGAAGCGGCTGGGCCAGTTGCACCGGATCGGCGATGTCCTGCGGCAGTCGTTGGAGGAGGGGCAGTTGGCGGTGATGGTCCGCCTCGAGCCCTGGCGGGCCGAGCAGCTGCGGCGCGACGGCGTCACGGTGCGCTAACACATTTCGGGGAGTGGGCATGAAGCACTTGGTGACGGGCGCGGCGGGATTCATCGGCTCCCACGTCAGCGAAAAGCTGCTGGAGCGGGGCGATGAGGTGGTGGGCCTCGACAATGTGAACGCCTACTACGACCCGACCCTCAAGGAGGCACGGCTCGAACGCCTGCGCCGCTTTCCCAATTTCCGGTTTGTGCGCCTGGATTTGACCGACCGGACCGCGATGGAAGAGCTCTTTCGCGTCGAGCGCTTTCCCCGGATCATCCACCTCGCCGCGCAGGCGGGGGTTCGCTACTCCGTCACCCATCCGCACGCCTACGTCGACAGCAACATCACCGGCTTCCTCCACGCCATCGAGGGCGCTCGGCACCACGGCGCGGAGCACTTCACCTTCGCGTCGACGTCGTCGGTGTACGGGCTCGACACCGCGATGCCGTTCTCGGTGCACCAGGGCGTCGACCACCCCGTCTCGCTCTATGCCGCGACCAAGAAGGCCAACGAGTTGATGGCGCACTCCTATGCCCACCTCTACGGCCTGCCCTGTACGGGGCTTCGCTTCTTCACGGTGTACGGTCCGTGGGGACGCCCCGACATGGCGCTCTTCCTCTTCGCCAAGGCGATCCTCGAGGGACGCCCGATCGAGGTGTTCAACCACGGCCAGATGCGCCGCGACTTCACCTACGTGGGTGACATCGTCGAAGGGGTGGTGCGGGTCTCCGATCGACCGGCCGCGCCAAATCCCGACTGGGATTCGGCCAACCCCGATCCGGCCTCGAGCTCGGCGCCGTACCGACTCTACAACATCGGCAACAACCACCCGACGCCGCTGATGGACTTCATCTCGGCACTTGAGAAGGAACTCGGGATGACCGCCGAGAAGATCTACGCGCCGATGCAGATGGGCGACGTCCCCGAGACCAGCGCCGACGTGAGCGATCTGGTCCGCGATACCGGCTTCCATCCGGGGACGTCCGTCGAGGTCGGCGTCAAGCGATTCGTGGAATGGTACAAGGAGTTTTACGGGGTCTAGCTACCTCGCCACCCGCCGCCACATCGCCACCATCGCCTCGGCGATCGGTCCGTCGCTGTAGCGTTCGAGTGCCCGCTGGCGCGCGGCGGCCCCGAGGGGGCGGCAGCGCGCCGGTTCGCTGACCAGCCCCTGCAGGGCGCGGGTGAGGGCAGGGCGGTCGTCCTCGTTCACGATCATCCCCGCCTCGCCGACCACGTCCGGTAGCGCGCCGCAGCGCGTCACGATCGCCCCGCACCCCTGGGCCATCCCCTCGAGGACGACCATTCCGGTCGGCTCCACCCACTGCGGTGTCGAGCGCGATGGGGCAACCAGGACGTCCACCGACGCGAAGAAGGCCGCCAGCTCCTCGCGGGGGAGGGCGCCGAGCCACTCCAGGCGGGACGAGAGCCCGAGGCGCTGGGCCTGGGCCTCCAGTGCCTCCTGGGCGGGTCCGGTCCCGAGGATCCGGAGGCGCCAATCGCCGTACGTCTCCGCCAGCGCGTCGAGCAGGAGGTCGACCCCCCGTTCGCGGGTCAGCCGCCCGATCACGCCGAAGACAACGGGCGGGGGATCGAGGCGCGGCGGCGTGGTCGGCGGAATCACCAATCCACTCGGCGGAATCACCGCGGTGGGCAACGGCGTGCTTCCCCCGATCAGGTGGTCGAGCGCCGGACGCGAG from Gemmatimonadota bacterium includes these protein-coding regions:
- a CDS encoding glycosyltransferase family 4 protein; translation: MRVFLLAPESPARDVLRALVALGIAPVVARSTGDTSADGQIQYLRVATRGDVRDPMDLRWSRKALRAAVRDTGPSLLHIVGDPWTPTAEVGAAAARDLKVPYVLVGTSSLGGPTSFTARWQARRVRDGAGGFAGISRPALDHLIGGSTPLPTAVIPPSGLVIPPTTPPRLDPPPVVFGVIGRLTRERGVDLLLDALAETYGDWRLRILGTGPAQEALEAQAQRLGLSSRLEWLGALPREELAAFFASVDVLVAPSRSTPQWVEPTGMVVLEGMAQGCGAIVTRCGALPDVVGEAGMIVNEDDRPALTRALQGLVSEPARCRPLGAAARQRALERYSDGPIAEAMVAMWRRVAR
- the hflX gene encoding GTPase HflX codes for the protein MRAPIEVVPPRERVILVAAPRKGSSDAQKLEEHLGELSRLVDTAGGEIVGRLTQQIASASAATLIGEGKVEELAKLVFDTKATLVVFDEELSPAQGQGIEEQTRTRVMDRAEIILDIFATRARSHEAKLQVELAQLQYMLPRLTRMWTHLSRTRGGIGLRGPGETQLETDRRMIRTKIALLREKLRDVQRHRETIRSGRSVMLGAALVGYTNAGKSSILRGLSGEHEIFVEDRLFATLDTLTREVDLGDNLRVRLSDTVGFIRKLPHHLVASFRATLEEAGEADILLHVVDASHDEWEDQMHTVEEVLTELGLEEKPVQVVFNKLDALADPNAFATLAHERYPDAIFTSTMRIDGLQSLKSALRGRAEAIRPVVRVLLDPSDGKRLGQLHRIGDVLRQSLEEGQLAVMVRLEPWRAEQLRRDGVTVR
- a CDS encoding NAD-dependent epimerase, coding for MKHLVTGAAGFIGSHVSEKLLERGDEVVGLDNVNAYYDPTLKEARLERLRRFPNFRFVRLDLTDRTAMEELFRVERFPRIIHLAAQAGVRYSVTHPHAYVDSNITGFLHAIEGARHHGAEHFTFASTSSVYGLDTAMPFSVHQGVDHPVSLYAATKKANELMAHSYAHLYGLPCTGLRFFTVYGPWGRPDMALFLFAKAILEGRPIEVFNHGQMRRDFTYVGDIVEGVVRVSDRPAAPNPDWDSANPDPASSSAPYRLYNIGNNHPTPLMDFISALEKELGMTAEKIYAPMQMGDVPETSADVSDLVRDTGFHPGTSVEVGVKRFVEWYKEFYGV
- a CDS encoding CCA tRNA nucleotidyltransferase, with translation MSEASTPGPDAIRIPEQVIGIVRRLEEAGYETWCVGGAIRDALLGGAGSDVDLATAAPPTVVRSLFRRTIAVGIEHGTVGVLDEQGILHEVTTFRHDVVTDGRHAVVAFGASLEEDLARRDFTINAIAYHPVHDRWADPFDGRADLQRRVVRAVGDPVQRFREDRLRILRALRFAARLDFTIDPATWEAAVAQSGDIAHLSAERVRDEWVKGLRTARDPASLLRLWLSSGAAASWVPELDAARVAQPAPTSDDRDPPLLTAYYCAPSASVWRRLKGSTAEIRRAAAIDAGPPAPAAADGESVRRWMHRVGDAVSDLVRLAQWGGEVADGWDDEVAATTLRGDPTTRGQLAITGNDLIAAGIVNPGPALGLLLDQLLDAVLTDPARNSREQLLARARDLAHELDR
- a CDS encoding replication-associated recombination protein A, translating into MRPRTLDDYAGQQHLLAVGKPLGDAIRRGDVGSIVLWGPPGTGKTTLARLVARHTERAFVPFSAVSEGIPRVREIIKEAEERRRLGRGTILFVDEIHRLNRGQQDAFLPAVEQGIVTLIGATTENPSFELNAALLSRARVWVLQPLAPEEIAAVVDRAVASDDGLRNGVTIPADARDLLARVADGDARRALTILEAAAQHVGSGGTITPEVIEATMARRLASHDKAGEQHYDLISALHKAVRGSDPQGALYWLARILQGGEDPMFLARRLVRMATEDIGLADPRALEVAIAGRDAFHFLGSPEGELALAEVAVYLATAPKSNRVYVAWGAAQAAAADSPAAPVPLHIRNAPTGLMEELGYGAGYKYAFDDPSGFVAQQYLPDALKDAEFYRPGPFGQEQRIAERMKWWQERGAADPPRPPSKD